The Castanea sativa cultivar Marrone di Chiusa Pesio chromosome 11, ASM4071231v1 genome contains a region encoding:
- the LOC142616141 gene encoding uncharacterized protein LOC142616141 gives MPSTQGGIVGRRKPQKSALHTFCGHRDLWIGITNLEEPKLAKRFAFVTWSIWNKRNATRMQASSLPFNQLYQDMRDRLNEYQLAQEPPIPKFMTPRATRWFPPQSSQLKVNYDGALFKEIWQAGIGVVVRDAEGRVRGALSDRTMLPRTVEEVEAIACRTAVRFALERGLEEVVFEGDSETITTAIN, from the coding sequence ATGCCAAGTACTCAAGGAGGTATAGTGGGAAGAAGAAAGCCTCAGAAATCAGCTCtccacacgttttgtggacataGAGATCTGTGGATTGGTATCACAAATTTAGAGGAACCAAAATTGGCTAAACGGTTTGCCTTCGTCACCTGGAGTATTTGGAATAAAAGAAATGCTACAAGAATGCAAGCATCTTCTCTTCCTTTTAATCAGTTGTACCAGGACATGCGTGATAGATTAAATGAATACCAGTTAGCACAAGAGCCACCTATACCAAAGTTTATGACCCCAAGAGCAACACGATGGTTCCCGCCCCAAAGTTCACAGCTTAAAGTAAATTATGATGGTGCCCTGTTTAAAGAAATTTGGCAGGCTGGAATTGGAGTAGTGGTTAGAGACGCTGAAGGAAGGGTCCGTGGAGCACTCTCAGACAGAACAATGCTGCCTAGAACTGTGGAAGAGGTCGAGGCCATTGCCTGCAGAACAGCTGTGAGGTTTGCTCTAGAGCGAGGACTCGAAGAAGTGGTGTTTGAAGGGGACTCCGAAACAATCACAACTGCCATCAACTAG